In one window of Calypte anna isolate BGI_N300 chromosome 1, bCalAnn1_v1.p, whole genome shotgun sequence DNA:
- the ADGRG7 gene encoding adhesion G-protein coupled receptor G7: MSSHWDRTLVGITCCVVTVTIWALCFWQLVLRFKTDSTESLVPPCFCINGGVCWNGACVCPEEWVGSLCEIANFCEASTYTVNISEGIIRNLTFERIIVGKYGNSGEKCEPHTVNGNISIAIRMCSRKGTNIVLESPKILNCYESLDSLALQIDAANSSNVTDIANNIQILTSMPEQLTTQNISNAANIAVHILQKPNVSHDSEASVAVMATVSQLLDANETEFKDNYLDDISTRLTKTLEEFSLTGNISQPNVAIQSAPLKLNSSTVLFSALRSTTQNYPSTELEVQENVAGLLHDLRTEVQILLNITGNSSSNNGRVGFVLYQNDKLFQSRIYQSNSGFSKKIISGNIDGGSTSSVEIAFSPKYNTSELQLHDHACVFWNYTANDWSTVGCAKGRDQFLRCMCNHTTNFAVLMAFRIKYKYAKPLEYISYIGLGFSMAGLVITILFQIFTRKTRKSSVTWMLVSLCFSMLIFNIIFICGIENKNARNHSSNTTSYYQQSLSYDTASNTLLTSDIIDPPADSRCTAMAVLLHYFLLATFMWTAVNSTQLYLLLLRAMKPLPGHFLLTMSVIGWGIPAVVVAITLGATYREGKALNYRQEEFCWLAALDQNKNFSMQKPMLWSFLLPVALILLFNIIVFIKISVCVIWKKNKNLTRNKKDSFMKKMIGTISIAVVLGITWMIGYLMLISHEETSLVFSYLFCILNTTQGLQICILYTFRSSIFKKKVSEVFPVLREPEVPLYLHSKTYYVSRAELAKHSQETFRATQTFSDNISLSTVPNGI; the protein is encoded by the exons ATGTCTTCACACTGGGACAGAACATTGGTTGGAATTACCTGCTGTGTAGTGACTGTGACCATTTGGGCTCTGTGCTTTTGGCAGCTTGTCCTCAGGTTTAAAACAG ACAGCACAGAATCTCTGGTACCTCCATGCTTCTGTATCAATGGTGGTGTCTGTTGGAATGGAGCCTGCGTGTGCCCAGAGGAATGGGTGGGATCTCTTTGTGAGATAG CTAATTTCTGTGAAGCCAGTACTTACACAGTGAACATCTCTGAAGGCATTATAAGAAACCTTACTTTTGAACGAATTATAGTGGGTAAATATGGCAACTCCGGAGAAAAATGTGAACCTCATACTGTGAATG GTAACATTTCAATAGCAATCCGGATGTGCTCCAGAAAAGGGACAAATATTGTTTTAGAGTCCCCCAAGATTCTTAATTGTTATGAAAGTCTGGACTCCTTAGCATTACAG ATTGACGCTGCAAACTCCAGCAATGTTACAGATATTGCGAATAACATTCAAATCCTCACCTCCATGCCAGAGCAACTGACCACACAGAACATCTCTAATGCTGCAAACATCGCAGTGCATATCCTTCAAAAGCCAAATGTTTCACATGACTCTGAG GCGTCTGTGGCAGTGATGGCTACAGTGAGTCAGCTCTTGGATGCCAACGAAACAGAATTCAAGGACAATTATCTTGATGATATTTCAACAAG ACTCACAAAAACACTGGAGGAATTTTCTTTGACAGGCAACATCTCACAGCCCAATGTTGCAATCCAGTCTGCCCCACTGAAATTAAACTCCTCtacagttctgttttctgcacTGAGAA GCACAACACAGAACTACCCATCAACAGAACTAGAAGTACAGGAAAATGTCGCAGGGCTTCTCCATGATCTCAGAACTGAAGTTCAGATACTGCTCAACATTACAGGTAACA GTTCATCAAACAATGGAAGAGTTGGCTTTGTGTTGTATCAAAATGACAAACTTTTCCAGTCAAGGATTTATCAGAGTAACAGTGGtttctctaaaaaaataatttctggcaACATTGATGGTGGAAGTACCAGCAGTGTTGAAATAGCCTTCAGCCCCAAG TACAACACatctgagctgcagctccatgATCATGCCTGTGTGTTTTGGAACTACACTGCCAACGACTGGAGCACCGTCGGCTGCGCAAAAGGAAGAGACCAGTTCTTGAGATGCATGTGTAATCATACTACTAATTTTGCTGTCCTGATG GCCTTTAGAATCAAATATAAATATGCGAAGCCTTTGGAGTATATTTCTTACATTGGTCTCGGATTTTCCATGGCTGGTCTGGTCATTAccattttgtttcaaatattCACTAG GAAAACTCGAAAGTCATCCGTAACGTGGATGTTAGTGAGTCTCTGTTTCTCTATGCTCATTTTTAACATCATCTTCATCTGTggaattgaaaacaaaaatgccaGGAACCACAGCAGCAATACCACCAGCTACTACCAGCAATCCCTCTCTTACGATACTGCCAGCAACACTTTACTCACATCTGACATCATAGATCCTCCTGCTGACTCTCGATGCACAGCCATGGCTGTCCTACTGCACTATTTTTTGTTGGCAACATTTATGTGGACAGCAGTCAATTCTACACAATTATACTTATTGCTGCTCAGAGCCATGAAGCCCCTGCCTGGACACTTCCTCTTAACCATGTCAGTAATTGGATGGG GAATCCCTGCTGTAGTAGTTGCAATAACACTTGGAGCTActtacagagaaggaaaagctttaaaCTACCGACAAGAAGAATT TTGCTGGCTTGCAGCACTGGATCAAAATAAGAATTTCAGTATGCAAAAGCCCATGTTGTGGTCATTCCTCTTGCCAGTAGCACTTATACTCCTGTTTAACATCATTGTCTTCATCAAGATCAGTGTCTGTGTGATAtggaagaagaacaaaaatttgACAAG GAATAAAAAGGATTCATTTATGAAAAAGATGATTGGCACTATCTCTATAGCGGTAGTGCTTGGAATCACCTGGATGATAGGCTACCTCATGTTAATAAGTCATGAAGAAACAAGTTTAGTTTTCAGCTatctattttgcattttgaatacTACCCAG GGACTTCAGATTTGCATTCTGTACACTTTCAGATCATCAATCTTcaagaaaaaagtttctgaagTGTTTCCTGTTCTCCGAGAGCCAGAAGTACCATTGTATCTACATTCAAAAACTTACTATGTTTCAAGAGCAGAGCTTGCGAAACATTCACAGGAAACATTCAGAGCAACTCAGACTTTTTCAGATAATATTTCCTTATCTACCGTCCCTAACGGGATTTAG